From Salvia splendens isolate huo1 chromosome 3, SspV2, whole genome shotgun sequence, a single genomic window includes:
- the LOC121796091 gene encoding importin subunit alpha-1a-like has translation MSLRPDARAEVRRSRYKVAVDADEGRRRRGDNMVEIRKSKREESLLKKRREGLQPQPFAPSLQSSALEKKLESLPAMIAGIWSEDNNLQLEATTQFRKLLSIERSPPIEEVIQSGVVPRFVQFLMREDFPQLQFEAAWALTNIASGTSENTRVVINHDAVPIFVKLLGSPSDDVREQAVWALGNVAGDSPKCRDLVLNNGALIPLLAQLKGSTKLSMLRNATWTLSNFCRGKPQPPFEQVRPAIPALECLIYSDDEEVLTDACWALSYLSDGTNDKIQAVIETGLCRRLLDLLLHPSPSVLIPALRTVGNIVTGDDVQTQSIIEHGALPSLLSLLTHHHKKSIKKEACWTISNITAGNREQIQAVIDAGLIGPLVNLLQTAEFDIKKEAAWAISNATSGGTNEQIMYLVSQNCIKPLCDLLICPDPRIVTVCLEGLENILKVGGAYGDVNHFAQLIDEAEGLEKIENLQSHDNNEIYEKAVKILESYWLEEDETLPAAAADESQTGFNFGGNGLQVPPGGFSFN, from the exons ATGTCGCTGAGGCCGGACGCTAGGGCGGAGGTGAGGCGGAGCCGCTACAAGGTGGCGGTGGACGCCGATGAGGGCCGGAGAAGGAGGGGGGACAACATGGTGGAGATCCGGAAGAGCAAGCGCGAGGAGAGTTTGCTTAAGAAGCGTAGGGAAGGCCTCCAGCCGCAGCCGTTCGCACCGTCGCTTCAGTCCTCCGCGCTCGAGAAGAAG TTGGAGAGTCTTCCTGCTATGATTGCTGGCATCTGGTCAGAGGATAACAACTTGCAGCTTGAAGCAACTACACAATTTCGCAAATTACTATCAATTG AAAGAAGCCCTCCTATTGAAGAGGTTATCCAATCTGGTGTTGTTCCTCGGTTTGTTCAGTTCCTCATGAGAGAGGACTTCCCTCAGCTTCAG TTTGAGGCTGCTTGGGCACTGACTAATATTGCCTCTGGTACATCAGAAAACACCAGGGTAGTCATTAATCATGATGCTGTGCCGATTTTTGTGAAGCTTCTAGGTTCACCCAGTGACGATGTCCGTGAACAG GCTGTTTGGGCGTTGGGGAATGTTGCCGGTGATTCTCCTAAATGCCGTGACCTTGTCCTTAACAATGGGGCCCTGATCCCCTTGTTGGCTCAGTTGAAGGGCTCTACTAAGCTGTCAATGCTGAGAAATGCCACCTGGACTTTGTCAAACTTCTGCAGAGGCAAGCCACAACCTCCCTTTGAGCAG GTAAGACCGGCAATTCCAGCCCTTGAGTGTCTTATTTACTCAGACGATGAAGAGGTACTTACTGATGCATGCTGGGCTCTTTCATACCTATCGGATGGTACAAATGACAAAATTCAAGCTGTGATTGAGACTGGTCTATGTCGACGCCTTCTTGATCTCCTCCT CCATCCTTCTCCTTCAGTGCTTATCCCTGCCCTCCGTACTGTTGGAAATATTGTGACTGGCGATGATGTTCAAACTCAG TCGATCATCGAGCATGGTGCACTTCCTTCACTATTAAGCTTGTTGACTCACCATCACAAAAAGAGCATCAAGAAAGAAGCCTGTTGGACAATTTCAAACATCACTGctggaaacagagaacaaataCAG GCTGTAATAGATGCTGGCTTGATAGGTCCCTTAGTCAATCTACTTCAGACTGCCGAATTCGATATAAAGAAAGAGGCTGCATGGGCTATATCAAACGCTACGTCTGGAGGAACCAATGAGCAAATCAT GTACTTGGTCAGTCAGAACTGTATTAAACCTTTATGTGATCTTTTGATCTGCCCCGATCCAAGAATCGTGACTGTTTGTTTGGAGGGTCTGGAAAACATACTGAAAGTTGGGGGAGCCTATGGAGATGTCAATCATTTTGCCCAGTTAATTGATGAAGCAGAAGGGCTAGAAAAGATTGAGAATTTGCAGAGTCATGACAACAACGAAATCTACGAGAAGGCTGTAAAGATACTTGAGTCCTATTGGCTAGAGGAGGACGAGACTTTacctgctgctgctgctgacgAAAGCCAGACCGGATTCAACTTTGGAGGAAATGGCCTTCAAGTACCACCTGGTGGATTCAGTTTCAACTGA
- the LOC121797043 gene encoding uncharacterized protein LOC121797043, which yields MKEKSSRLKQLISMVSCMTRAKCIAVRSKTDSMRALLMLTSLTLLSKKKSFSIATITTKINHIFHHHHHESGDEIDDNDPSKAIVLYSSNSAASCCKDISGGCETIREFYGGGDDDDDKYPDLRHSLFEEEEKELAELLDDPNSQI from the coding sequence ATGAAGGAAAAAAGTTCGAGGTTGAAGCAGCTGATATCAATGGTGAGTTGCATGACCAGAGCCAAATGCATAGCCGTCAGAAGCAAAACCGACTCCATGAGAGCGCTCCTCATGCTCACATCGCTCACGCTTCTCTCCAAGAAGAAGAGCTTCTCCATCGCCACCATCACCACCAAGATCAACCACAttttccaccaccaccaccacgaaTCTGGTGACGAAATTGACGACAATGATCCGAGCAAGGCGATCGTCCTCTACAGCAGCAACTCCGCGGCCAGCTGCTGCAAAGACATCAGCGGCGGATGTGAAACTATACGAGAATTCtacggcggcggcgacgacgatgATGATAAATATCCAGATCTGAGGCACTCGTTGttcgaggaggaggagaaggagctGGCGGAGCTGCTGGATGATCCGAATTCGCAGATTTGA